A segment of the bacterium genome:
GTAGTAATGTTTGCCGAACCGCAGGTCAATCGTGCGTTTCGGGCGAGTTATGTCGGCCGGTTTGGGTTTGATCTCTCGCACCCATAGGATCAAAAGAACTCCGATCACCGCCGGAAGAAACGCGATCCAATAGAGCATCCGCATCGCGTTCGCTTCCGGCTGCGAACTCTTGAGCCACAGGAGAAGCACCAGCGAAATTCCCACGCCCACCAGCGCTCCGGCCGTGTCCATCGCGCGATGCAGGCCGAACGCCCGGCCGCGTTTTTCGGGCGGGCAGGAATCGGCGATGAGCGCGTCGCGGGCGGTGGTGCGCACGCCCTTGCCGAAGCGATCCAGAAAGCGCGCGATCAGCACCAGCGGCCAGCCCGCCGCCACGGCAATGAGCGGCTTGGCGATGGCCGAGAGCGAATAGCCGCCGAAGACGAAGATTCTTCGCTTGCGAATGCGATCCGAGTGCCAGCCGCTGACTCCCTTGAGCACGCTGGCCGTGCCTTCGGCAATCCCCTCGATCAGCCCGAGAATGCTGGCCGAGGCTCCGAGGACGGTGGTGAGAAAGAGCGGCGTGACCGCGTAGAGCATTTCACTCGACACATCGGTCAGCGCGCTCACCCATCCCAGCCGCACGACGTTGCCGAATAGATTCGATTTCTTGTTTTCGATGTCCGGCATATTTTTCTAACGGCAGGGGCGACCCTCTGCGGTCGCCCGTGATTCTCTTCTTCGCAACTTGCACAAGCCTCAGAAATTCAACCCGACTCCTCCGATCGCCATCGCCTTCCCGTCAATCAGAACCACCGATGCTTCGGGAGTGAGCGGCCCGAATTGGAATCCTCCCGAAATCGCGGGGCAGAGCAGAGATATGCCCGGAGTCTGCGATTCCAGAAGAAGTTCATTCGGCCCGCGCTCGAAAGGCGCGGCATAAACCAGATAGTACAAGTGCCCGCCGAACAGGAACCGGAAGCGCCGGGTCATGTCATAGCTCATCGGAGCGTGGAGTTCGAGGGCCACAAGATACGAAGAGAGCGTGGAACCGGTTTCTTCCTCCGTATTCTTGCTGCCGATGCCGAAACCGAGAGCGGGCATGATCGAGACCGCGAACTCCTTACTCGGCTCCGTGAGTTGCACTTTCGTGTACAGCCTTCCCCCTACGCCGCTGCCGCTCTCGTCAACGTTGAATGAGAAGTTGCCGCCCACGTCGCATTTTCGTGATACGGCTACCCGTACGCCGGTGCCGATCATGGGGCCGATGTCGTGGAAGTCGTTCTCGAAGGTTGTGGCCTCCTTCGATGTCCGCAGCTTCGAGGTCAGCGACAAATCTGTCTGAACGCCCACCCGCTTCTCGCACACCGTCCGCCCGTCGTGATACAGATTCATGTTATAGACAAGCGACGTCTCCAGGCACGAGCACAATGTCAGCGACAACACCAAGAAAAGAGCGGCAAGAAAGCGATTCATGCTTTTCATGTTGAATCTCCTGAGTTGCCGATATTCCCATTCTCACATTTTTCCGCTCGCCGAGTCGGGACTGTGGCGCGAATCGAAAACCAATAGGAATTGTTCGTGGTGAAGGCGGAAATGTTTTTTGACCAAACGAACTGTTTTACTCCGTGATATTCGTTCGTTTGTAGGGGATCAGACAGCGTGAAAATGGCGTGTTTTTGTTGTTCCGGCAGATGATAATTCTATCCATTGGGGAGGGAAGTCGGAGGGGGAACTCGGTGTGCGGGGATTGTACGCGGGGGGAGAAGATTTCGTTCCCCGGTGGGAATTGGGGAGTTAGATTCCGGCCAGATTGCGCGGTTGGTGAGTCGAGGTATCATTAGGTATTCGGCGCTTAACCCGGCTCGGCGGGAAATCAGAAGCCAAGATGCCAGAAAACCAAAATGCGAAGAGGGCACGATGAATCGGCCCCTACACAACACACTGCCGTGTGAAACTACAGTTTCGTAAGCGCATATCCATGCGGCGCTACGGAGATTCGCGCACGGCAGTGCGGCGCTACGGGGATTCCGGCCGGGTTGCGCGCGGTTTGTGAGTCGAGGTGTCGTTAGGTATTCGACGCTTCCTCGGCGGGAAATCAGAAGCCAAGAAGCCAAAATGCGAAGAGGGCACGATGAATCGGTCCCTACGAAACACACTGCCGTGTGAAACTACGATTTCGAGAAGGGCGCACGGCAGTGCAGCGCTACGAAGGCGCATGTCCAGGCGGTGCTACGGGGATTCCGGCCTTATCCTTCATTCATCCTATTTTCGTCGCATCCAGAAACTCCCCGGCCAATCTTGTTCAGGGCGGAATGACGGAATGGCGCGGGCCAGCTCATCCGGATGCTTTCCGCGCATAAACGCTCCTCCCCACAACACTTCGAAGGCGCTGTTGAATTGAAGAAACGCCTGAAGCAGATACTGTTCCGTGTAGAAGCGAAGATGGCCCAATACCCAATCCCGCGGATACTCCTCGGGAAAGAAGATGTCGTGAACATGCACGATGACGCCGGAGCGCAATCTCGGAAGAACTTGCAGGAACAAATAGTGCACATCGCTCCCGATTTTCAACACGTGACTGGAGTCAATAAACAGGATATCCCCGGATTCCAGCTCGTCGAACGCCGCCGGCGGCCAGTCCTGAGCGATGCCTTCCACGAGACGAGTCAGTCCGGGAACGGCGAACCGGATGACGGCTCTCGGCTCGGGATCCACCGAAATGAAATCACAACGGTACGAGGCGTCTTCAGCCATATTTTTGCGGATCGCCTGCGCGGTCATAAGCGTGGAAAAGCCCGCGCCGAATTCGAGAATGCGCTTGGGCCGGAATTCCCGCACCATGCCGTAGAGAATCTCGCCGTCTACGCTCTCATATCTCGCGTTGTGGACATAATACTCAAAGGCCGTCTCCGTCTTTTCCAGTGGAAAGCGTTTGTACTCCTCGTAATAGGCGTCACGGAAGCGACTGAGCAAGGCGCGCTGCTTTTCCTCGTTGAGATCGATTCCGGCCGCGTCCGGCGGGCGGTTCCAC
Coding sequences within it:
- a CDS encoding MFS transporter — encoded protein: MPDIENKKSNLFGNVVRLGWVSALTDVSSEMLYAVTPLFLTTVLGASASILGLIEGIAEGTASVLKGVSGWHSDRIRKRRIFVFGGYSLSAIAKPLIAVAAGWPLVLIARFLDRFGKGVRTTARDALIADSCPPEKRGRAFGLHRAMDTAGALVGVGISLVLLLWLKSSQPEANAMRMLYWIAFLPAVIGVLLILWVREIKPKPADITRPKRTIDLRFGKHYYVVLILFSLFTLGCSSDAFLILRARHAGWSAELVIGAYLLYNASYSFLSYPFGRLSDRLPKERLLGLGMLVYAGVYFGFGWLPTAWAIWPLFLVYGVYIALTEGVSKALISNLVPSEVRGTALGLFYMVTGILSVAASILAGVLWDQVSPAAPFYFGALMALAAAVGFFFLRKPLQQSAESVGLR
- a CDS encoding class I SAM-dependent methyltransferase encodes the protein MPTFLKRSFRFWQSLGIHVVRNHYYQPVPDTRYLKDELWNRPPDAAGIDLNEEKQRALLSRFRDAYYEEYKRFPLEKTETAFEYYVHNARYESVDGEILYGMVREFRPKRILEFGAGFSTLMTAQAIRKNMAEDASYRCDFISVDPEPRAVIRFAVPGLTRLVEGIAQDWPPAAFDELESGDILFIDSSHVLKIGSDVHYLFLQVLPRLRSGVIVHVHDIFFPEEYPRDWVLGHLRFYTEQYLLQAFLQFNSAFEVLWGGAFMRGKHPDELARAIPSFRPEQDWPGSFWMRRK